Within the Legionella pneumophila subsp. pneumophila str. Philadelphia 1 genome, the region AATAGGTATTTTGCTTATTGGCTTTGCCATTATGGATGGATTTGACCTTGGTGTGGCAATGTGGCTTCCCTGGTTAGGTAGAACAGATATTGAGAGACGGATATTAATTAACAGCATTGGCCCAACATGGGAGGGTAACCAGGTTTGGTTTATACTGGGCGGAGGCGCTATTTTTGCGGCTTGGCCTACTCTCTATGCCTTATCTTTCTCAGGTTTTTACTTGGCTATGCTGGTTGTTCTTTTGGCGTTGATTTTAAGACCCGTTGGCTTTAAATACAGATCAAAGCTGGATAACCCCATATGGAGAGCATTTTGGGATTGGGCTTTATTCATCGGTGGATTTGTTCCGGCTTTAATCTTTGGGGTAGCGGTTGGAAATGTCATACAAGGTGTTCCATTTTATTTTGATGAGAGTTTAAGAGTATTCTATACGGGAAGTTTTTTTGAATTACTCAATCCGTTTGCTTTAGGGTGTGGATTATTATCTGTGCTTATGCTTGCCATGCATGGTGCTTTTTTTATTCAAGTAAAAACTGTAGGGACTTTGCAAAATAAAGCAAAAGACAGGGCTCGCTGGAGTGCTCTTTTGGTTATTTTTTTATTTATTGGATTAGGGGCTTGGGTTTATTATGGTATTGATGGTTATGTTTTAAAAGGAACAGTTCCCCATGATGGGCCATCAAATCCTTCTTACAAGGACGTCATTATTCAAGCCGGAGCATGGTTTAATAATTATAAAGAGTATCCAGTATCACTTTTAGTGCCTGTTTTATGCATAATATCCGCTTTTTTAGCGATTATTTTTGCGAATAAAAGTGTGTTGGCTTTTGTGCTGAGCGGATTGAGCGTTGGTACTTTGATTGCAACGGTAGGGGTTAGTATGTTTCCTTTCATATTACCCTCTTCTTCAAATCCTAAATACAGTTTGATCGTTTGGGATAGCTCTTCCAGCCAGGTTACTTTGTTTATTATGTTAGTGGCAACGGTATTATTATTGCCTATTGTGCTTGCATACACGGCTTGGGTTTATCGAGTATTACGAGGTAAGGTAACTGAAAGTTCTATTAAAGCAGAGCAAGATTCTGCGTATTAGGAGGTTTTTCTATGTGGTATTTCTCCTGGATTTTGGGCACAGGACTGGCTTGTGTGTTCGCGGTGCTTAATGCAGTATGGTTGGAACTTAGAGAAGAAGACGTCAAGCAATAGACGGAGGCAATCTCAGTGTAAGTTGCTGATCTTCATGGATAGCTCAGCAACTGAAAACACAATGAGTGATGATTGTCTTACTCTTTTTTAAGGAAAATCTGTAATCCTAATATTATGCGCCATAACGCTCTTGATAGGACTCCAGTTTTTGTACCTGTTCGTATTGATTGTCATTTTTCAGAAATTCTATTAGATCAAACAAATTGATAATTGAATAGACTTCAATTCCTTGCTCCCTGATTTCTGACAGGGTTGATTTCTCAGTTAATCCTCGTTCGCATCTGTCCAGAGCGATAATGACACCACGAAGAATCCCTCCATTC harbors:
- the cydB gene encoding cytochrome d ubiquinol oxidase subunit II, producing the protein MPLDYETLRIIWWLLIGILLIGFAIMDGFDLGVAMWLPWLGRTDIERRILINSIGPTWEGNQVWFILGGGAIFAAWPTLYALSFSGFYLAMLVVLLALILRPVGFKYRSKLDNPIWRAFWDWALFIGGFVPALIFGVAVGNVIQGVPFYFDESLRVFYTGSFFELLNPFALGCGLLSVLMLAMHGAFFIQVKTVGTLQNKAKDRARWSALLVIFLFIGLGAWVYYGIDGYVLKGTVPHDGPSNPSYKDVIIQAGAWFNNYKEYPVSLLVPVLCIISAFLAIIFANKSVLAFVLSGLSVGTLIATVGVSMFPFILPSSSNPKYSLIVWDSSSSQVTLFIMLVATVLLLPIVLAYTAWVYRVLRGKVTESSIKAEQDSAY
- the cydX gene encoding cytochrome bd-I oxidase subunit CydX, coding for MWYFSWILGTGLACVFAVLNAVWLELREEDVKQ